A stretch of the Gymnogyps californianus isolate 813 chromosome 15, ASM1813914v2, whole genome shotgun sequence genome encodes the following:
- the LOC127022613 gene encoding zinc finger protein 501-like, producing the protein RWDCEQERGKCPPRHPWAGGARRLTLGTLQGEQFPEPAQDPVLPRRSERVQRPPLGKRQSRVTLRGKSFRRLPDIIQQRNPSVGRLTICGDCGKSFRVSSNLVQHRRIHTGEKPFSCAECGESFRQRSHLIQHQRIHTGERPYECSECGKSFSMSSKLIRHQVTHTGEKPYKCAECGKSFSGNSQLVQHQRVHTGEKPYECSDCGKSFSVSSALTRHQRVHTGEKPYECAECGKSFSQSSELMKHQRVHTGEKPYECSECGKSFTVSSALIQHQRFHMGERPYGCTECGKSFTVSSHLIQHRRFHTGERPFECSECGKSFLWRSALLRHHRVHTGERPYACADCGDSFRQSAHLIQHRRIHTGERPYACADCGKGFTVSSALLRHQQIHRGGEP; encoded by the coding sequence AGATGGGATTGTgagcaagaaagaggaaaatgccCACCAAGGCATCCCTGGGCTGGTGGAGCCCGAAGGCTTACTCTCGGGACGCTCCAAGGAGAACAGTTCCCAGAGCCTGCACAGGACCCAGTCCTCCCACGCAGGTCAGAAAGGGTTCAGAGACCTCCTCTGGGGAAGAGGCAAAGCCGAGTGACGCTGCGGGGAAAAAGTTTCAGGAGGCTGCCAGATATTATCCAGCAGCGAAATCCTTCTGTGGGGAGACTGACGATATGTGGGGACTGCGGGAAGAGCTTCCGGGTGAGCTCCAACCTCGTCCAGCATCGGAGAATCCACACTGGAGAGAAACCCTTCTCCTGCGCCGAGTGCGGGGAGAGTTTCCGGCAGCGGTCGCATCTCATCCAGCACCAGAGAATCCACACAGGGGAGAGGCCCTACGAGTGCTCCGAGTGCGGAAAGAGCTTCAGCATGAGCTCGAAGCTGATCCGGCACCAGGTAACCCACACCGGGGAGAAGCCCTACAAGTGTGCCGAGTGCGGGAAGAGCTTCTCCGGGAACTCGCAGCTCGTCCAGCACCAGCGAGTGCACACCGGGGAGAAACCCTACGAGTGCAGCGACTGCGGGAAGAGCTTCAGCGTGAGCTCAGCCCTGACGCGACACCAGCGGGTCCACACCGGGGAGAAACCCTACGAGTGCGCGGAGTGCGGGAAGAGCTTCAGCCAGAGCTCCGAGCTGATGAAGCACCAGCGGGTCCACACCGGGGAGAAGCCGTACGAGTGCTCCGAGTGCGGGAAGAGCTTCACCGTGAGTTCAGCCCTCATCCAACACCAGCGGTTCCACATGGGCGAGCGCCCCTACGGGTGCACCGAGTGTGGAAAGAGCTTCACCGTGAGCTCCCACCTCATCCAGCACCGCCGCTTCCACACCGGGGAGCGCCCCTTTGAGTGCAGTGAGTGCGGGAAGAGCTTCCTGTGGAGATCGGCCCTGCTGCGGCACCACCGGGTCCACACAGGGGAGAGGCCCTACGCCTGCGCTGACTGTGGGGACAGCTTTCGGCAGAGCGCCCACCTCATCCAGCACCGGCGCATCCACACCGGGGAGCGTCCCTACGCCTGTGCCGACTGCGGGAAGGGCTTCACCGTGAGCTCTGCGCTCCTCCGGCACCAGCAGATCCACAGGGGTGGGGAGCCCTAG